CGCGTGAGATAGCCGATCAAGTCCCGTTCGGGCAAGGTGCACTCGACGTCGATCGGCCGGACGTCGATGCCGGCCCAGCCGCTCTCTTCCAAGATGGCGGAGACCCGCTGCCGGTCTGCGAAAGCGAACTGCCCCGGTCCGCCCGGCTGGCGCACGGGCAGGTTAGGCAGCAGCGGTGCCGCGGCGCGCTCGGCCGTCGTCATGAACGGATTTTCCGCGGCGCTGCGCCATGCGATGACGCGGAGCGCGGTGCCATCCCTCGCGGCATGCCGCAGGTTCGCAAAGGCCTGCACCGGGCTGTCGAAGAACATCACGCCGAAGCGCGAAACGATCAGGTCGAAACTGCCCGGCTCGAAGGCGTGCCTCTGCACGTCGCCGCAGATGAAGCTTGCCGGCGTGCCTTCACGCTCTGCGCGTGCGCGTGCGCGTGCGGCGGCGACCATCGGCTCCGAAATGTCGGCGCCGACGCAATGCCCTTCCCCGCCGAGCGCCCGTGCAACGGCGAGCGTGGTGGCGCCCGTGCCGCAGCCCACATCGAGCACCCGGTGCGCAGACGCGGCGCGCGCCTCGTCCACGAGCAGGTTTTCGAACGGCATGAACAACCTGTCGAGCGACTGCTGCGCATCGACCCAGGCCCGTCCGGCGGATCCGTTCCACAGTGCGGCCTGCTCACTGCTTGTCTCTTGATTGACGCTCATGATCGTTTTCCTTGCGTGCCTGTCGAGGCGGAAGCTAGACTGTGCAACTTCAAGTCGACTTGAGGTCAAGAGGTGGCAGCAAATCATCTGGACATCGCCGAAGTGGCACAGCGATCCGGCGTTCCCGCATCGACGCTGCGGTTCTACGAGGAAAAGGGGCTGATCGCCTCGACCGGCCGGCGCGGCCTGCGCCGCCTGTTCGAAGCGGGCGTGCTGGAGCGGCTGGCATTGATTGCGGTGGGACGCTCCGCAGGCTTCTCGCTCGATGAGATCGGGCACATGTTCGCGCCCGAGGGAGTGCCGCG
The Variovorax paradoxus genome window above contains:
- a CDS encoding class I SAM-dependent methyltransferase; this translates as MSVNQETSSEQAALWNGSAGRAWVDAQQSLDRLFMPFENLLVDEARAASAHRVLDVGCGTGATTLAVARALGGEGHCVGADISEPMVAAARARARAEREGTPASFICGDVQRHAFEPGSFDLIVSRFGVMFFDSPVQAFANLRHAARDGTALRVIAWRSAAENPFMTTAERAAAPLLPNLPVRQPGGPGQFAFADRQRVSAILEESGWAGIDVRPIDVECTLPERDLIGYLTRLGPVGLILQNADERTRAQVVDTVRAAFDPYVHGTEVRFTAACWMIGAQAPSAPAVPAEATRV
- a CDS encoding helix-turn-helix domain-containing protein — its product is MAANHLDIAEVAQRSGVPASTLRFYEEKGLIASTGRRGLRRLFEAGVLERLALIAVGRSAGFSLDEIGHMFAPEGVPRIDRQMLAAKADELDRTIRKLSAMRDGLRHAAACPAPSHMECPTFQRILRAAAYGAAKRSPKASALRSARP